From one Idiomarina sp. X4 genomic stretch:
- the tolC gene encoding outer membrane channel protein TolC, whose protein sequence is MKKHLLSAAVGIALTTVSFTSNAEDLAQIYRLAVDNDPTLLRAAAERNATQKGVDIAKSGFLPQVNGEAGYSESTSDSPQFVNNQIQKFAIDSSGWQAGVTLNQSIFDWSVWKNADIAEKQAYQAEISYSNAQQELMLRVVNAYFQALQAKDDLSFAEAEKKAIKRQLEQTKQRFSVGLTAITDVHEAQAQYDSAVAREIQARNAVEIAYESIREITGQYPQTLAALDTETFSPSDPAPEDVMKWVKKAENSNLSLLESMVQVEIAEQQIKLQQAGHYPTVSLSANYSANDIDRTIQGEPSPDTGRLDSRSIGLNVSVPIFSGFRTSAEVSQARDNYVASSQQMVQTRRQIEREVRNAYYEVSASIASISAFQQSVVSAESALKATEAGFEVGTRTIVDVLNSTQNLYNAKRNLSEARYGYIRQMLRLEQAAGQLQENDLLAINSSLSEDVEGTAAD, encoded by the coding sequence ATGAAAAAGCACCTCTTGTCAGCGGCTGTAGGAATTGCATTAACTACAGTCTCTTTTACGTCAAATGCGGAAGATTTAGCTCAAATTTATCGTTTAGCGGTTGATAACGACCCTACGTTGTTAAGAGCTGCGGCTGAACGTAATGCAACCCAAAAAGGCGTCGATATTGCCAAGTCAGGGTTCTTACCACAGGTTAACGGTGAAGCTGGTTATAGTGAGTCTACGAGTGACTCGCCACAGTTTGTTAACAATCAAATCCAGAAATTTGCAATAGATAGTAGTGGTTGGCAAGCAGGCGTTACTTTAAACCAAAGTATCTTTGACTGGAGCGTCTGGAAAAACGCTGACATTGCTGAAAAGCAAGCCTATCAAGCCGAGATTTCATACAGTAATGCTCAGCAGGAATTAATGCTGCGTGTTGTAAACGCTTACTTCCAGGCACTTCAGGCAAAAGACGACCTGTCATTTGCTGAAGCCGAGAAAAAAGCCATTAAACGTCAGCTTGAGCAAACCAAACAACGTTTCTCTGTTGGTTTAACCGCCATTACTGACGTGCACGAAGCACAAGCACAATATGACAGCGCCGTCGCCCGTGAAATTCAGGCTCGTAATGCCGTAGAAATTGCTTACGAAAGCATTCGTGAAATCACTGGGCAATACCCACAGACGCTGGCCGCATTAGACACCGAAACCTTTTCGCCCAGTGACCCTGCACCGGAAGATGTCATGAAATGGGTAAAGAAAGCGGAAAATAGTAATCTAAGCTTATTAGAGAGCATGGTGCAGGTTGAGATTGCTGAACAGCAAATTAAGCTTCAGCAAGCGGGTCACTACCCGACCGTGTCATTATCAGCGAACTATTCAGCCAATGATATCGATAGAACAATACAAGGTGAGCCATCCCCAGATACGGGCCGTCTTGATAGCCGTTCAATTGGTCTAAACGTCAGCGTACCTATTTTCTCAGGCTTCCGCACCTCAGCTGAAGTGTCTCAGGCGCGTGACAACTACGTAGCAAGTAGCCAGCAAATGGTTCAGACCCGTCGTCAAATTGAGCGTGAAGTGCGTAACGCTTACTACGAAGTATCTGCGTCAATTGCCAGTATTAGCGCATTCCAGCAGTCTGTAGTTTCAGCAGAAAGTGCCTTAAAAGCAACAGAGGCAGGTTTTGAAGTCGGTACCCGTACTATCGTTGACGTACTGAATAGCACTCAAAACCTGTATAACGCTAAGCGTAACTTATCAGAAGCTCGCTATGGCTATATTCGCCAAATGCTACGTTTAGAGCAAGCGGCAGGACAGCTTCAGGAAAACGACCTATTGGCAATTAACAGCAGTCTGTCAGAGGACGTTGAAGGAACTGCAGCGGACTAA
- the lpxL gene encoding LpxL/LpxP family Kdo(2)-lipid IV(A) lauroyl/palmitoleoyl acyltransferase gives MIEQPTFKFYFLHPKFWLTWLGVLILYTVSWLPYRMQLAMGRGLGLLFKKVMPRRVNIARTNLKLCFPEYSDDSIEELVTENMKNTGIAYFEVGMAWWWPDWRIRRKLHIHGEENLRKAQEDGSGVLLLLFHFLSLEVHARLHGFVEPAVGLYRPHNNAVMEFLQTRGRARSNKYMIRRKDVKGMLKALSKGDIAGYLPDQDYGRRRTEFVKFFEVPDASTTTGTMLFAKAPNCKVLVSRCVRRKDGTGYDLYYEPALEAFPTGDDKVDARYVNTLVEDAVKKAPEQYLWVHRRFKTRPEPDMPSYYQ, from the coding sequence GTGATCGAACAACCGACATTTAAATTCTATTTTTTACACCCTAAGTTTTGGCTTACCTGGCTCGGCGTTCTCATTCTTTATACCGTGTCTTGGCTTCCCTATCGTATGCAGCTGGCCATGGGGCGTGGGCTTGGCTTGTTGTTTAAAAAGGTCATGCCCCGCCGTGTGAATATAGCGCGCACCAACTTAAAGCTGTGCTTTCCCGAATACAGCGACGACAGCATTGAGGAACTGGTCACCGAGAACATGAAAAACACCGGCATTGCCTACTTTGAAGTCGGCATGGCGTGGTGGTGGCCGGACTGGCGTATTCGTCGCAAACTACATATTCACGGTGAGGAAAACTTACGTAAAGCGCAGGAAGACGGCAGCGGCGTATTATTACTGTTGTTTCACTTCCTAAGTCTGGAAGTGCATGCGCGCTTGCACGGCTTCGTTGAGCCGGCAGTTGGCTTATACCGGCCGCACAACAATGCGGTAATGGAGTTTCTGCAAACCCGTGGACGAGCCCGCTCAAACAAGTACATGATTCGGCGTAAAGACGTTAAGGGCATGCTAAAAGCTCTGTCTAAAGGTGATATTGCCGGTTACTTACCTGACCAGGATTACGGCCGCCGTCGTACTGAGTTCGTTAAGTTCTTTGAAGTGCCGGACGCTTCCACAACCACCGGCACTATGTTGTTTGCCAAAGCGCCAAATTGCAAAGTGCTGGTCTCTCGCTGTGTTCGTCGCAAAGACGGTACCGGCTACGACTTATATTACGAACCGGCACTTGAAGCTTTCCCAACCGGGGACGATAAAGTCGACGCCAGATACGTCAACACCTTGGTCGAAGACGCCGTGAAAAAAGCGCCCGAGCAATATCTCTGGGTACACCGCCGCTTCAAAACACGGCCAGAGCCTGATATGCCTAGCTATTATCAGTAG
- a CDS encoding NUDIX domain-containing protein, which yields MASRLTRKDVELDKKQPLYEGFLSVYKYKLKHRLFQGGWSQPIERELMERGHAVVVIPYDPVRDELVVLEQFRVGALDDPNGPWLFEFVAGMFDADESAEEVATRELKEEAGLEAKQLIYATSYYSSPGGTDEKLTIYIAEVDTSLAADFGGLPEEDEDIKVHVLPSKDAIGMLEREEINNAASVIGLQWLLLHRDSVFRNKLSL from the coding sequence ATGGCGTCAAGATTGACTCGAAAAGATGTTGAACTCGATAAAAAACAGCCGCTTTATGAAGGCTTTTTGTCGGTTTATAAATACAAACTCAAACACCGTTTGTTTCAAGGCGGCTGGAGTCAGCCAATTGAGCGTGAATTGATGGAGCGTGGCCACGCTGTCGTGGTGATACCTTATGATCCTGTTCGCGACGAGTTAGTCGTGCTGGAACAGTTTCGGGTAGGTGCATTAGATGACCCTAACGGACCTTGGCTATTTGAATTTGTCGCAGGCATGTTTGACGCTGATGAAAGTGCTGAAGAGGTCGCAACACGAGAATTAAAAGAAGAAGCAGGACTGGAAGCCAAACAGTTGATTTACGCAACCAGCTACTACTCGAGCCCGGGCGGAACCGATGAGAAACTGACCATTTATATTGCGGAAGTCGACACGAGTTTAGCGGCTGATTTTGGTGGCCTCCCTGAAGAAGACGAAGACATTAAAGTGCATGTGTTACCGAGTAAAGATGCTATTGGTATGTTGGAGCGTGAGGAAATTAATAATGCCGCCAGTGTAATTGGGTTACAATGGTTGCTATTGCATCGAGATAGTGTGTTTAGAAATAAGCTGAGCTTGTAA